DNA sequence from the Oceanipulchritudo coccoides genome:
AGCGGACGCGAACGGAGCCTGCCAGTGGATGTCTTCGAAGATGAGCATAACCGCACCATCCGCCTCGAAATCCCGGGGGTTGCCAAGAAAGACATTGAGCTGGAACTGGAAAACGCGGTCCTCTCAGTCCGCGCAAAGCGTATCGAAAAGACCGAATCCGGTGAAACAACTATCAACCTGAATCGCTCTGTGACGGTTGGCGACGACGTGGAAGCTGACAAGATCAAGGCCAGCCTTGAAAACGGAATGCTGACAATCGTCCTTCCGAAGCGCGAACAGGCCAAGCCCAAGCAAATCACCATCGCTTAACAGAAAAGGAGAACAGCAATGAGTACCGAATTGAAAAAACAGGAAGAACAAGTCCCGGCACAGGCCACGACCAACTACCGCCGTCCCTACTACCGGGTCGACGGTGGAAAGGATGCCTACACTGTGGAAGTCTTCATGCCAGGCGTATCGAAAGATGACTACAACGTATCGCTGCATCGCGATGAACTGGCCGTTGAGGGCAGGAAGGTCATTCCCCTGCCCACCGGCGCCAAGTGGCTCCACCGCGAAATTTCCCCGGAGGGCTACAAGCTGCGATTGCAGTTGAACGTTGATGTTGATCCCGAGGCTATCAAGGCCAAGACCGACAACGGGATCCTGACCATTACGCTGCCGGTCGCCAAGGAAGCCCGTCCGCGCCTGATCAAGATCAGCTAGGAAAACTTTCCTTCCTTGTGTTTGCAAGGTCCCGCCGAAGCTTAAAAGCGCTGGCGGGGCCTTTTTAAATAACTGCAAAGCCGCTCGCTAAGATCAGGAGTCCTCTTCCTTCTCGTGCAGTTCCGCCTTGCCGGTCGACTTGTTGAAGCGCATGGAAACAAGTCGACTAACGCCCTTCTCCTGCATGGTTGCTCCATAAATTGTGTCTGCCACGCTGATTGTCCGCTTGTTGTGCGTGATAATCAGGAACTGGGAAAATTCCAGAAAGCCTTCCAGCATGCCGGTGAAGCGGCCGATATTGGCATCATCAAGCGGCGCATCAATCTCGTCCAGGACGCAGAAGGGACTGGGCTTGACCATGTAAATCGCAAATAGAAGCGCCACCGCAGTCATGGTCTTCTGACCACCACTGAGGAGGCCAAGATTGCGCAGGCGTGTCCCGGGAGGCTGGGCAGTGATGTCAATGCCGCTTTCGAGGACATCCTCGGCGTCGACCAGTGTCAGGTCTGCCCGACCGCCACCAAAGAGCGTCTCAAAAGTGTAGTGGAAATTCTCACGTATCTTGGCGAAAGTTTCGGCGAACATGCTCTGGCTGGTTGTATTGATTTCATCAATTGCCTCC
Encoded proteins:
- a CDS encoding Hsp20/alpha crystallin family protein, whose translation is MKLIKHDSFFSDPWTDLDRLLESTLPELYQWNPMRLSGRERSLPVDVFEDEHNRTIRLEIPGVAKKDIELELENAVLSVRAKRIEKTESGETTINLNRSVTVGDDVEADKIKASLENGMLTIVLPKREQAKPKQITIA
- a CDS encoding Hsp20/alpha crystallin family protein; its protein translation is MSTELKKQEEQVPAQATTNYRRPYYRVDGGKDAYTVEVFMPGVSKDDYNVSLHRDELAVEGRKVIPLPTGAKWLHREISPEGYKLRLQLNVDVDPEAIKAKTDNGILTITLPVAKEARPRLIKIS